The Streptomyces phaeolivaceus genome has a window encoding:
- a CDS encoding HipA family kinase has translation MLREVTATRYVEPLRAGGSVPGIVEADDLGTYVVKFTGSAQGRKALVAEVIVGELARALGLRFPELVLAHFDPAIAESEPHQEVRELHGASAGLNLGMDYLPGAKDFTPEVAKEFRVDSLEAGRIIWLDALTVNVDRTVHSSNLMIWPTLGIAPPRLWLIDHGAALVFHHRWDTSDPAKAYDFRHHALGHYAPDVRAADAELAPRVTEELLRRIVAEVPDAWLTDSGTPDRARAAYVEYLHARVRATAAWLPTDFPTREELAAEEALRAARTQQGRPNWLKRVPDLHGKPAAEQDWSVHLG, from the coding sequence ATGCTGAGGGAAGTCACCGCGACCCGCTATGTCGAACCCCTCCGGGCGGGCGGCTCCGTACCGGGCATCGTCGAGGCCGACGACCTCGGGACGTACGTCGTGAAGTTCACGGGCTCGGCGCAGGGGCGCAAGGCGCTGGTCGCAGAGGTGATCGTCGGCGAGCTGGCGCGGGCGCTCGGTCTGCGGTTCCCCGAGCTGGTCCTCGCGCACTTCGACCCGGCGATCGCCGAGAGCGAGCCCCACCAGGAGGTGCGGGAACTGCACGGCGCCAGCGCCGGTCTCAACCTCGGCATGGACTATCTACCGGGCGCGAAGGACTTCACCCCGGAGGTCGCGAAGGAGTTCCGGGTGGACTCCCTCGAAGCCGGCCGGATCATCTGGCTCGACGCCCTCACCGTCAACGTCGACCGCACCGTGCACAGTTCGAACCTCATGATCTGGCCCACGCTCGGCATCGCGCCCCCGCGGCTCTGGCTGATCGACCACGGCGCGGCCCTCGTCTTCCACCACCGCTGGGACACCTCGGACCCGGCCAAGGCGTACGACTTCCGCCACCACGCCCTCGGCCACTACGCCCCCGACGTCCGCGCGGCCGACGCCGAACTCGCGCCGAGGGTGACGGAGGAACTGCTGCGGCGGATCGTCGCCGAGGTCCCCGACGCCTGGCTCACGGACTCCGGGACACCGGACCGGGCGCGTGCGGCGTACGTGGAATACCTCCACGCGCGCGTACGGGCCACCGCCGCCTGGCTCCCCACCGACTTCCCCACCCGGGAGGAACTCGCCGCCGAGGAGGCTCTCCGGGCGGCGAGGACACAGCAGGGCAGGCCGAACTGGCTGAAGCGGGTCCCCGATCTGCACGGCAAGCCGGCCGCGGAACAGGATTGGTCGGTACACCTCGGATGA
- a CDS encoding SelT/SelW/SelH family protein → MSPVVQIEYCTQCRWLPRAAWLAQELLTTFETELGELSLKPGTGGVFVVRVDDEVVWDRKEQGFPEPTAVKRAVRDRVAPGKPLGHSDRSAAAE, encoded by the coding sequence ATGAGTCCCGTCGTACAGATCGAGTACTGCACCCAGTGCCGCTGGCTGCCGCGCGCGGCCTGGCTGGCACAGGAGCTGCTCACCACGTTCGAGACGGAGCTGGGCGAACTCTCGCTCAAGCCCGGTACCGGCGGTGTCTTCGTCGTCCGGGTCGACGACGAGGTGGTCTGGGACCGCAAGGAGCAGGGCTTCCCCGAGCCCACGGCCGTCAAGCGGGCCGTACGCGACCGAGTGGCCCCGGGGAAGCCCCTGGGCCACTCGGACAGGAGCGCCGCGGCGGAGTAG
- the aceB gene encoding malate synthase A, translating to MSAPAPSPLAIVDAEPLPRQDEVLTDAALAFVYELHRRFTPRRDELLARRAERRAEIARTSTLDFLPETAAIRADDSWKVAPSPAALNDRRVEITGPTDRKMTINALNSGARIWLADFEDASAPTWENVVLGQVNMADAYTRNIDFTDERTGKSYALRPNEELATVVMRPRGWHLDERHLVDADGRAVPGALVDFGLYFFHNAQRLLDLGKGPYFYLPKTESHLEARLWNEVFVFAQDHVGVPQGSVRATVLIETITAAYEMEEILYELRDHASGLNAGRWDYLFSIVKNFRDGGQKFVLPDRNAVTMTAPFMRAYTELLVRTCHKRGAHAIGGMAAFIPSRRDEEVNKVAFEKVKADKDREANDGFDGSWVAHPDLVPIAMASFDAVLGDRPNQKDRLREDVDVKAADLIAVDSLDAKPTYPGLVNAVQVGIRYIEAWLRGLGAVAIFNLMEDAATAEISRSQIWQWINAGVEFENGEKATPELAREVAAEELAAVRAEIGEEAFAAGHWQQAHDLLLQVALDEDYADFLTLPAYERLKG from the coding sequence ATGTCCGCACCAGCGCCGTCCCCGCTGGCCATCGTCGACGCCGAGCCCCTGCCCCGCCAGGACGAGGTCCTGACCGACGCCGCCCTCGCCTTCGTGTACGAGCTGCACCGCCGGTTCACGCCCCGGCGTGACGAGCTGCTGGCGCGCCGCGCGGAGCGCCGTGCCGAGATCGCCCGCACCTCCACGCTCGACTTCCTCCCGGAGACCGCCGCGATCCGCGCCGACGACTCCTGGAAGGTGGCGCCCTCCCCCGCCGCGCTGAACGACCGCCGCGTCGAGATCACCGGTCCCACCGACCGCAAGATGACGATCAACGCCCTCAACTCGGGCGCGCGGATCTGGCTCGCGGACTTCGAGGACGCCTCCGCGCCGACCTGGGAGAACGTGGTCCTCGGCCAGGTGAACATGGCCGACGCGTACACCCGGAACATCGACTTCACCGACGAGCGCACCGGCAAGTCGTACGCCCTGCGCCCGAACGAGGAGCTGGCGACGGTCGTCATGCGCCCGCGCGGCTGGCATCTCGACGAGCGCCACCTCGTCGACGCCGACGGCCGTGCCGTCCCCGGCGCGCTCGTCGACTTCGGCCTGTACTTCTTCCACAACGCCCAGCGGCTGCTCGACCTCGGCAAGGGCCCGTACTTCTACCTCCCGAAGACGGAGTCCCACCTGGAGGCCCGGCTCTGGAACGAGGTCTTCGTCTTCGCGCAGGACCATGTCGGCGTCCCGCAGGGCTCCGTCCGCGCGACCGTCCTGATCGAGACGATCACGGCCGCGTACGAGATGGAGGAGATCCTCTACGAACTCCGCGACCACGCCTCGGGGTTGAACGCGGGCCGCTGGGACTACCTGTTCTCCATCGTGAAGAACTTCCGTGACGGCGGGCAGAAGTTCGTCCTCCCGGACCGCAACGCGGTCACGATGACGGCCCCGTTCATGCGGGCGTACACCGAACTCCTCGTCCGCACCTGCCACAAGCGGGGCGCGCACGCGATCGGCGGTATGGCCGCGTTCATCCCGTCGCGGCGCGACGAGGAGGTCAACAAGGTCGCCTTCGAGAAGGTCAAGGCCGACAAGGACCGTGAGGCGAACGACGGTTTCGACGGGTCGTGGGTGGCCCACCCGGACCTGGTGCCGATCGCGATGGCGTCCTTCGACGCGGTCCTCGGCGACAGGCCGAACCAGAAGGACCGTCTCCGCGAGGACGTCGACGTCAAGGCCGCCGACCTGATCGCCGTCGACTCGCTGGACGCGAAGCCCACGTACCCGGGTCTCGTCAACGCCGTCCAGGTCGGCATCCGTTACATCGAGGCCTGGCTGCGCGGCCTCGGCGCCGTCGCCATCTTCAATCTGATGGAGGACGCGGCCACCGCCGAGATCTCCCGCTCCCAGATCTGGCAGTGGATCAACGCGGGCGTCGAGTTCGAGAACGGCGAGAAGGCCACGCCCGAGCTGGCCCGCGAGGTCGCCGCCGAGGAACTCGCCGCCGTCCGCGCCGAGATCGGCGAGGAGGCCTTCGCCGCCGGCCACTGGCAGCAGGCCCACGACCTCCTCCTCCAGGTCGCCCTCGACGAGGACTACGCCGACTTCCTGACCCTCCCGGCGTACGAGCGGCTCAAGGGCTGA
- a CDS encoding nucleotidyltransferase family protein, which translates to MTHHEARKPTRSEVAGLLLAAGGGRRLGGRPKALLTHHGRPLVEHAVAVLRAGGCARIHVVLGAGAATVRARAELSGCVLVDNPDWAEGMGSSLRAGLESLAGTGAEAALVSLVDQPGIGPEAVARVLAVYEPTPPAAALAAAAYDGVRGHPVLFGADHWAGIAATATGDRGARAYLKAHGDAITLVECGDVARPYDIDTEADLVHLDRPEESRHQQNIELPP; encoded by the coding sequence ATGACGCACCATGAGGCCCGGAAACCAACCCGGAGCGAGGTCGCCGGACTGCTGCTGGCGGCCGGCGGCGGGCGGCGTCTCGGCGGCCGGCCCAAGGCCCTGCTGACCCATCACGGCCGCCCCCTGGTCGAACACGCGGTCGCGGTGCTCCGGGCGGGCGGCTGCGCCCGGATCCACGTGGTCCTGGGCGCCGGGGCCGCGACCGTACGCGCCCGCGCCGAGCTGTCCGGCTGCGTGCTGGTCGACAACCCGGACTGGGCCGAGGGCATGGGCTCGTCGCTGCGGGCCGGCCTGGAGTCGCTGGCCGGAACGGGCGCCGAAGCCGCCCTGGTCTCCCTGGTCGACCAGCCCGGCATCGGCCCGGAGGCGGTGGCCCGCGTCCTCGCCGTATACGAACCGACCCCACCGGCCGCGGCGCTCGCCGCAGCCGCCTACGACGGCGTACGCGGCCACCCCGTCCTCTTCGGTGCCGACCACTGGGCCGGGATCGCCGCGACCGCGACCGGCGACCGAGGGGCGCGGGCCTATCTGAAGGCCCACGGCGACGCGATCACGCTCGTCGAGTGCGGGGACGTGGCGCGGCCGTACGACATCGACACCGAGGCCGACCTCGTCCACCTTGATCGACCCGAAGAATCTCGACATCAACAAAACATTGAACTTCCACCATGA
- a CDS encoding DUF5955 family protein yields the protein MLRSLGQRSVTGSDEDPRVAGLRSAVSRLRRELAAHPAEFPDRGIAEDELAALAAMAVTGMPEVPRLRRSLLLIAGSIGSVSALARGLAEVRTAVELFGEPPRR from the coding sequence GTGTTGCGGAGCTTGGGGCAGAGGTCAGTGACCGGCAGTGACGAGGATCCGAGGGTGGCGGGGCTGCGGTCGGCCGTGTCCCGGCTGCGGCGTGAACTGGCCGCGCATCCGGCCGAGTTCCCCGACCGGGGGATCGCGGAGGACGAGTTGGCGGCGCTTGCCGCGATGGCGGTCACCGGGATGCCGGAGGTGCCGCGGTTACGTCGTTCGCTGCTGTTGATCGCCGGGTCGATCGGGTCGGTGAGCGCGTTGGCCCGGGGGCTGGCGGAGGTTCGTACGGCGGTGGAGCTGTTCGGGGAGCCGCCTCGCCGCTGA
- a CDS encoding IclR family transcriptional regulator, with protein sequence MPTSSASAHTADSPKSPSGGVQSLERAFDLLERMADAGGEVGLSELSASSGLPLPTIHRLMRTLVVCGYVRQQPNRRYALGPRLIRLGESASRLLGTWARPYLARLVEETGETANMALLDGDEIVYVAQVPSKHSMRMFTEVGRRVLPHSTGVGKALLADFPADEVRALLARTGMPAATDKTITTPEGFLTALEEVRRLGYAVDDNEQEIGVRCLAVSVPDSPTAAAISISGPAGRVTESATKRIVPVLQQVAVELSEALASSGAGG encoded by the coding sequence GTGCCGACGTCCAGCGCCAGCGCCCACACGGCCGACTCCCCGAAGTCGCCCTCCGGTGGTGTCCAGTCCCTAGAGCGCGCCTTCGATCTGCTGGAGCGGATGGCGGACGCCGGCGGCGAGGTGGGCCTCAGCGAGCTGTCCGCGAGCAGCGGGCTGCCGCTGCCGACCATCCACCGGCTGATGCGGACGCTGGTCGTCTGCGGCTACGTACGCCAGCAGCCCAACCGGCGGTACGCCCTCGGCCCGCGTCTGATCCGTCTCGGCGAGTCCGCGTCCCGGCTGCTCGGCACCTGGGCGCGGCCGTATCTCGCGCGCCTCGTCGAGGAGACCGGCGAGACGGCGAACATGGCGCTCCTCGACGGCGACGAGATCGTCTACGTCGCCCAGGTGCCGTCCAAGCACTCCATGCGGATGTTCACCGAGGTGGGCCGCCGGGTGCTGCCGCACTCCACCGGGGTCGGCAAGGCCCTGCTCGCCGACTTCCCGGCCGACGAGGTCCGCGCGCTGCTGGCCCGTACGGGCATGCCGGCCGCGACCGACAAGACGATCACCACACCCGAGGGCTTCCTGACCGCGCTGGAGGAGGTCCGCCGGCTCGGCTACGCCGTCGACGACAACGAACAGGAGATCGGCGTGCGCTGCCTCGCCGTCTCCGTCCCCGACTCCCCCACCGCCGCGGCGATCTCCATCTCCGGCCCGGCGGGGCGCGTCACCGAGAGCGCGACGAAGCGGATCGTGCCGGTGCTTCAGCAGGTGGCGGTCGAGCTTTCGGAGGCGCTGGCGAGTTCGGGGGCGGGGGGCTGA
- the allB gene encoding allantoinase AllB codes for MSEAELVLRSTRVLTPDGSRPAAVAVADGRITAVLPYDAEVPPGARLEDLGDHVLLPGLVDTHVHVNDPGRTHWEGFWTATRAAAAGGITTLVDMPLNSLPPTTTVDHLRTKREVAADKAHVDVGFWGGALPDNVKDLRPLRDAGVFGFKAFLSPSGVDEFPHLDQEGLARSLAEIAGFGGLLIVHAEDPHHLDAAPQRGGPGYADFLASRPRDAEDTAIATLVAEARRLDARVHVLHLSSSDALPLIAEAKRDGVRITVETCPHYLTLTAEEVPDGASEFKCCPPIRESANQDLLWQALADGTIDCVVTDHSPSTADLKTDDFATAWGGISGLQVSLAAVWTEARRRGLGLEDVVRWMSTRTAALVGLDDRKGAIEAGRDADFAVLAPDETFTVDPAALHHRNHVTAYAGKTLYGVVKSTWLRGERIVADGEFTEPKGQLLTRTP; via the coding sequence GTGTCCGAGGCTGAACTGGTGTTGCGCTCGACGCGCGTCCTCACCCCCGACGGGTCGCGCCCCGCCGCGGTCGCCGTCGCGGACGGCCGGATCACGGCCGTCCTCCCGTACGACGCCGAAGTACCGCCCGGCGCGCGCCTGGAGGACCTCGGCGACCATGTCCTGCTGCCCGGCCTCGTCGACACCCATGTGCATGTGAACGACCCCGGCCGCACCCACTGGGAGGGCTTCTGGACCGCCACGCGCGCGGCGGCGGCCGGTGGTATCACCACCCTCGTCGACATGCCCCTCAACTCCCTCCCGCCGACCACGACGGTCGACCACCTCCGGACCAAGCGCGAGGTCGCCGCCGACAAGGCCCATGTCGACGTCGGCTTCTGGGGCGGCGCGCTGCCCGACAACGTCAAGGATCTACGGCCGCTGCGCGACGCCGGGGTCTTCGGCTTCAAGGCGTTCCTGTCGCCGTCGGGCGTGGACGAGTTCCCGCACCTCGACCAGGAGGGCCTGGCCCGTTCCCTGGCCGAGATCGCCGGCTTCGGCGGACTGCTCATCGTGCACGCCGAGGACCCGCACCACCTCGACGCGGCCCCGCAGCGGGGCGGCCCCGGATACGCGGACTTCCTCGCCTCCCGCCCCCGCGACGCTGAGGACACCGCCATCGCGACCCTCGTCGCCGAGGCCCGACGGCTCGACGCCCGCGTCCACGTCCTCCACCTCTCCTCCAGTGACGCGCTCCCGCTGATCGCCGAGGCCAAGCGGGACGGCGTCCGCATCACCGTCGAGACCTGCCCGCACTACCTCACCCTCACCGCCGAGGAAGTCCCGGACGGGGCGAGCGAGTTCAAGTGTTGCCCGCCCATCCGGGAGTCCGCCAACCAGGACCTCCTGTGGCAGGCCCTCGCGGACGGCACGATCGACTGCGTGGTCACCGACCACTCCCCGTCCACCGCCGACCTGAAGACCGACGACTTCGCCACCGCCTGGGGCGGCATCTCCGGCCTGCAGGTGAGCCTCGCGGCGGTCTGGACGGAGGCCCGCCGGCGCGGCCTCGGCCTGGAGGACGTGGTCCGCTGGATGTCCACGCGCACGGCGGCCCTGGTCGGCCTCGACGACCGCAAGGGCGCCATCGAGGCGGGCCGCGACGCCGACTTCGCCGTCCTCGCCCCCGACGAGACCTTCACCGTCGACCCGGCCGCCCTCCACCACCGCAACCATGTCACCGCGTACGCCGGCAAGACCCTGTACGGCGTGGTCAAGTCCACCTGGCTGCGCGGCGAACGCATCGTCGCGGACGGCGAGTTCACCGAGCCGAAGGGGCAACTCCTCACCCGCACCCCCTGA
- the alc gene encoding allantoicase, which yields MTAQHHTPPASFTGDANPYGGGDPYADYRTTDFPFTRYADLADRRLGAGVVAANDEFFAHRENLLVPEPAEFVPEHFGHKGKVMDGWETRRRRGASADHPWPTAEDHDWALIRLGAPGVIRGIVVDTAHFRGNYPQAVSVEAASVAGAPSPEELLADDVKWTTLVPRTPVGGHAANGFAVTVEQRFTHLRLNQHPDGGVARLRVYGEAVPDPVWLDALGTFDVVALENGGLAEDASNLFYSPATNTIQPGRARVMHECWETRRRRDQGNDWIRYRLVAQSEIRALEIDTAYLKGNAAGWATVSIKNDENDEAGENGEHGDGGDWTEILPRTRLQPDTNHRFVLDTPVTATHARVDIYPDGGISRLRLHGSLTETGRTALSTRHQGLGG from the coding sequence GTGACGGCGCAGCACCACACCCCGCCCGCGAGTTTCACCGGCGACGCGAACCCCTACGGCGGCGGCGACCCGTACGCGGACTACCGCACCACCGACTTCCCCTTCACCCGCTACGCCGACCTCGCCGACCGCAGGCTCGGGGCCGGGGTCGTCGCCGCCAACGACGAGTTCTTCGCCCACCGGGAGAACCTGCTGGTGCCCGAGCCGGCCGAGTTCGTCCCCGAGCACTTCGGGCACAAGGGCAAGGTCATGGACGGCTGGGAGACCCGCCGCCGCCGGGGCGCCTCGGCCGACCACCCCTGGCCGACGGCCGAGGACCACGACTGGGCGCTGATCCGGCTCGGCGCGCCCGGTGTGATCCGGGGGATCGTCGTCGACACGGCCCACTTCCGCGGCAACTATCCGCAGGCGGTGTCCGTCGAGGCCGCGTCGGTGGCCGGTGCCCCGTCGCCGGAGGAACTCCTCGCCGACGACGTGAAGTGGACGACCCTCGTCCCGCGCACCCCCGTCGGCGGCCACGCGGCCAACGGCTTCGCGGTCACCGTCGAGCAGCGCTTCACCCACCTCCGCCTCAACCAGCACCCCGACGGCGGCGTGGCCCGCCTGCGCGTCTACGGCGAGGCCGTGCCGGACCCGGTCTGGCTGGACGCGCTCGGTACCTTCGACGTGGTCGCCCTGGAGAACGGCGGCCTGGCCGAGGACGCCTCCAACCTCTTCTACTCGCCCGCCACCAACACCATCCAGCCCGGCCGCGCCCGGGTGATGCACGAGTGCTGGGAGACCCGCCGCCGCCGCGACCAGGGCAACGACTGGATCCGCTACCGCCTCGTCGCCCAGTCCGAGATCCGCGCCCTGGAGATCGACACGGCCTACCTCAAGGGCAACGCGGCAGGCTGGGCCACGGTCTCGATCAAGAACGACGAGAACGACGAAGCCGGCGAGAACGGCGAGCACGGCGACGGCGGCGACTGGACCGAGATCCTCCCCCGCACCCGCCTCCAGCCCGACACCAACCACCGCTTCGTCCTCGACACCCCGGTCACGGCCACCCACGCCCGCGTGGACATCTACCCCGACGGCGGCATCTCCCGCCTACGCCTCCACGGCTCCCTGACGGAAACGGGCCGGACCGCCCTGTCCACCCGCCACCAGGGGCTGGGTGGCTAG
- a CDS encoding dihydrofolate reductase family protein, giving the protein MGKLTLTSFVTLDGVHQAPGGPNEDRRDGFAHGGWSVPYGDEDFGRFIDGVFGRVGAFLLGRRTYEIFAAHWPKVTDPGDPVAAKLNSLPKYVVSHTVTAPEWNATTVLSGDLAKEVTALKEATDGEVQIHGSGHLAQSLLALDLVDTVHLLTFPVVLGAGRRLFVEGALPTAFRHAGGSISGTGVSIQTYERAGRPEYGTYELPENA; this is encoded by the coding sequence ATGGGCAAGCTCACCCTCACCTCCTTCGTCACCCTCGACGGCGTCCACCAGGCCCCCGGCGGCCCGAACGAGGATCGTCGCGACGGCTTCGCGCACGGCGGCTGGAGCGTCCCGTACGGCGACGAGGACTTCGGCCGGTTCATCGACGGAGTCTTCGGCCGGGTCGGCGCGTTCCTGCTGGGCCGCAGGACGTACGAGATCTTCGCCGCCCACTGGCCGAAGGTCACCGACCCGGGCGACCCGGTCGCGGCGAAGCTCAACTCCCTGCCCAAGTACGTCGTCTCGCACACCGTCACCGCCCCGGAGTGGAACGCCACGACCGTGCTCTCCGGCGACCTCGCCAAGGAGGTCACCGCCCTCAAGGAGGCGACCGACGGCGAGGTGCAGATCCACGGCAGCGGGCACCTCGCGCAGTCGCTGCTCGCCCTCGACCTGGTCGACACCGTGCACCTGCTGACGTTCCCGGTCGTCCTCGGCGCCGGCCGCCGCCTCTTCGTCGAGGGCGCCCTCCCGACCGCGTTCCGGCACGCCGGCGGCAGCATCAGCGGCACCGGTGTCTCGATCCAGACGTACGAACGCGCGGGCCGCCCCGAGTACGGCACCTATGAACTGCCGGAGAACGCGTGA
- a CDS encoding ribonuclease domain-containing protein yields the protein MRFPPRATRIGAAAALLSALLVGGTVTATPAAAAVGSICYSDLPSQAYTTLNLIAQGGPYPYSQDGGVFQNRERILPSRSTGYYHEYTVKTPGSSTRGARRIVTGQAHEEDYYTADHYASFDLVDHDC from the coding sequence ATGAGATTCCCCCCACGGGCAACACGTATCGGAGCGGCGGCAGCCCTCCTGTCCGCTCTCCTCGTCGGCGGCACCGTCACCGCCACCCCGGCCGCCGCCGCGGTCGGCAGCATCTGCTACAGCGATCTGCCGTCGCAGGCGTACACCACACTCAACCTGATCGCCCAGGGCGGCCCGTACCCGTACTCGCAGGACGGCGGCGTCTTCCAGAACCGGGAGCGCATCCTGCCCAGCCGCTCCACGGGGTACTACCACGAGTACACCGTGAAGACCCCCGGCTCCTCCACCCGCGGCGCCCGCCGCATCGTCACCGGTCAGGCCCATGAGGAGGACTACTACACGGCCGACCACTACGCGTCCTTCGACCTGGTCGACCACGACTGCTGA
- a CDS encoding sensor histidine kinase gives MRADKPVSEPPTFPGRMSEPPTFPGRSWLLPSALLDPDPDPGRDPGDGRPGRRPGRTARDWVVDFTCFLLAVFIGLLGADTVRNETDLPQAFAVFDQVLGALACAAVWLRRRWPVGLAVAMVPVCFVSNTAGGAGLVALFTLTVHRPFRYVAWIGGASLVLNPLFFWLRPDPDISYLWAVFLSVLLTAAMVGWGMFVRAKRQLLLSFRDRARRAETEAALRAEQAQRLAREAIAREMHDVLAHRLTLLSVHAGALEFRPDAPRPEIVRAAGVIRESAHEALQDLREIIGVLRAGEPDDAGRPQPTLAALDTLVSECREAGMKVVLDQRVTDRAAVPTSAGRTAYRIAQECLTNARKHAPGAEVTVTVAGAPGDGLTVSVRNPAPPGEVPPVPGSGQGLIGLTERATLAGGHLDHGPEDGGGFGVRARLPWP, from the coding sequence GTGAGAGCTGACAAGCCGGTGTCCGAGCCCCCGACCTTCCCGGGGCGGATGTCCGAGCCCCCGACCTTCCCGGGGCGGAGCTGGCTCCTGCCGTCGGCCCTGCTCGACCCCGACCCCGACCCCGGCCGGGACCCCGGCGACGGACGCCCCGGACGGCGGCCAGGCCGGACCGCGCGCGACTGGGTCGTCGACTTCACCTGCTTCCTGCTGGCCGTGTTCATCGGCCTCCTCGGCGCGGACACGGTCAGGAACGAGACCGATCTGCCGCAGGCCTTCGCCGTCTTCGACCAGGTCCTCGGCGCGCTCGCCTGCGCCGCCGTCTGGCTGCGCAGACGCTGGCCGGTCGGCCTCGCCGTGGCGATGGTCCCGGTCTGCTTCGTGTCCAACACCGCGGGCGGCGCCGGCCTCGTCGCCCTCTTCACCCTCACCGTGCACCGGCCCTTCCGGTACGTGGCCTGGATCGGCGGCGCCTCCCTCGTCCTGAACCCGCTGTTCTTCTGGCTGCGCCCCGACCCCGACATCAGCTACCTCTGGGCGGTCTTCCTCTCGGTGCTGCTCACCGCCGCGATGGTCGGCTGGGGCATGTTCGTACGCGCCAAGCGGCAGCTCCTGCTGAGCTTCCGGGACCGCGCCCGGCGCGCCGAGACCGAGGCCGCGCTCCGGGCCGAGCAGGCGCAGCGCCTCGCCCGCGAGGCCATCGCACGCGAGATGCACGACGTCCTGGCGCACCGCCTCACCCTGCTGAGCGTGCACGCGGGCGCACTGGAGTTCCGGCCCGACGCGCCCCGTCCCGAGATCGTCCGCGCGGCGGGCGTCATCCGGGAGAGCGCCCACGAGGCCCTCCAGGACCTGCGGGAGATCATCGGGGTCCTCCGGGCGGGCGAGCCCGACGACGCGGGCCGCCCCCAGCCGACGCTGGCCGCGCTCGACACCCTCGTCTCCGAGTGCCGCGAGGCGGGCATGAAGGTCGTCCTCGACCAGCGTGTCACCGACCGCGCCGCCGTCCCCACCTCCGCCGGCCGCACCGCCTACCGCATCGCCCAGGAGTGCCTGACCAACGCCCGCAAGCACGCCCCCGGCGCCGAGGTCACCGTCACCGTCGCGGGCGCCCCCGGCGACGGACTCACCGTCTCCGTACGCAACCCGGCACCCCCGGGCGAGGTCCCGCCCGTCCCCGGCTCCGGCCAGGGCCTCATCGGCCTCACCGAACGCGCCACGCTGGCCGGAGGCCACCTGGACCACGGCCCCGAGGACGGCGGCGGCTTCGGCGTACGGGCCCGGCTGCCCTGGCCCTGA
- a CDS encoding aldo/keto reductase, which translates to MRYRLLGRTGLRVSELFLGAMTFGEQGGVGAPREECARILDVYAEAGGNVIDTAVNYRGGESERIVGELLKGRRDRFVLSTKYTVSRDSSDPNAAGNHRKNLALSLETSLRRLGTDYVDIYWVHIWDRNTPVEETMRALDDAVRSGKVLYVGISDAPAWVVSRANTLAEWRGWSPLSALQVPYSLLNRDIERELLPMAEAFGMSVAAWSPLQNGVLSGKYTRPGGPAPGTATRLSVGAVGERERAVAEAVQSAADELGATPAQIAIAWTMAHSPAVHPIVGARRVEQLVDNLGAARLVLPPEVLARLEETTDFRLGFPGDFIDEASAWVYGSAGQRVVPRPA; encoded by the coding sequence GTGCGTTACCGACTCCTGGGCCGGACCGGGCTGCGCGTCTCCGAGCTGTTCCTGGGCGCCATGACGTTCGGGGAGCAGGGCGGGGTGGGGGCGCCCCGGGAGGAGTGCGCGCGGATCCTCGACGTGTACGCGGAGGCCGGCGGCAATGTGATCGACACGGCGGTCAACTACCGGGGCGGGGAGAGCGAGCGGATCGTCGGCGAGCTGCTCAAGGGGCGCCGCGACCGGTTCGTGCTGTCCACCAAGTACACCGTCTCCCGTGACAGCAGCGATCCCAACGCCGCGGGCAACCACCGCAAGAACCTCGCGCTGTCCCTGGAGACGAGCCTGCGCCGCCTGGGCACGGACTACGTCGACATCTACTGGGTGCACATCTGGGACCGGAACACCCCGGTCGAGGAGACGATGCGCGCCCTCGACGACGCCGTACGGTCGGGGAAGGTGCTGTACGTCGGTATCTCGGACGCCCCGGCGTGGGTGGTCTCGCGGGCCAACACCCTTGCCGAGTGGCGGGGTTGGTCGCCGCTGTCGGCGCTCCAGGTGCCGTACAGCCTGCTCAACCGGGACATCGAGCGGGAGCTGCTGCCGATGGCGGAGGCGTTCGGGATGTCGGTGGCGGCCTGGAGTCCGCTGCAGAACGGTGTCCTGTCCGGGAAGTACACCCGTCCGGGCGGGCCGGCGCCGGGCACCGCGACGCGGCTGTCCGTCGGGGCGGTCGGGGAGCGTGAGCGGGCGGTCGCGGAGGCCGTGCAGAGCGCCGCCGACGAACTGGGCGCGACCCCGGCCCAGATCGCCATCGCCTGGACCATGGCCCACTCCCCCGCCGTGCACCCCATCGTCGGCGCGCGCCGCGTGGAGCAGCTGGTGGACAACCTGGGCGCCGCCCGGCTGGTGCTCCCCCCTGAGGTGCTGGCCCGGCTGGAGGAGACCACCGATTTCCGTCTGGGTTTCCCGGGCGACTTCATCGACGAGGCGTCGGCGTGGGTGTACGGGTCGGCGGGGCAGCGCGTGGTGCCCCGCCCGGCGTGA